A region of Argentina anserina chromosome 5, drPotAnse1.1, whole genome shotgun sequence DNA encodes the following proteins:
- the LOC126795703 gene encoding RHOMBOID-like protein 10, chloroplastic has product MECRSKFEKCCVKLNTKVSSNPLGSRYPTGVQGPFISSPLLLRSLAHHSRFHSLLRSYFQKQLGHISPLHKLKALSTHPSVCFSFFDGRDNSNDVSNEDVPNSNMFSSLFTGREWTNVLLALNIIVYIAQVGTQNDLILWGAKINRLIDEGQLWTLVTSSFLHANVGHLLVNCY; this is encoded by the exons ATGGAATGTAGATCAAAGTTTGAGAAGTGTTGTGTGAAACTTAACACAAAGG TGAGCTCCAATCCCCTTGGTTCTCGCTACCCAACTGGGGTCCAAGGCCCCTTCATCTCCTCGCCTCTGCTACTTCGGAGCCTCGCTCATCACTCCCGCTTTCATTCTCTTCTGCGCTCCTACTTTCAG aaacaacTTGGTCATATCAGTCCCTTGCATAAGTTGAAGGCCTTGTCAACTCATCCTTCGGTTTGCTTTAGTTTCTTTGATGGAAGAGACAACAGCAATGATGTCTCAAATGAAGACGTGCCCAACTCTAACATGTTTTCTAGCTTATTCACTGGAAGAGAGTGGACTAATGTTCTGCTTGCTCTTAACATCAT AGTTTATATTGCACAAGTTGGAACACAAAACGACTTGATCCTATGGGGTGCCAAG ATAAATAGGCTGATCGATGAAGGGCAGTTGTGGACGCTGGTCACAAGTTCGTTTTTGCATGCAAATGTTGGTCACCTCCTG GTGAATTGCTATTAA
- the LOC126793529 gene encoding uncharacterized protein LOC126793529 translates to MGKGEKSLHQQHQQQSHETHNACGFICPECSRFFNRIAQELNFRCVFVLILGLSVFLSGIFWILPRHSVKFGFDAKQEIKLAATVQAYFRLEKPVRELVPHIGLLEYDINGEIGVPDTKVAILSMHQYGASNWTDVVFGVLSDPVNVPIAPVSVSVLRSSLVELFLKRSNLTLTESMFGQPYMFEILKCPGGVTVIPGQAASIWQIPQILFNFTLNNSITEIVDNFGELKEQLRFGLHLRPSEDVFLQVTNSLGSTTDSPVEVQASLMSAFGGLLPQRLKQLAQTITGSPARNLGLDNTVFGKVKSIRLSSFLKGTLSATPIPSPAPSPELSDYAGPSISPNPAPTVYSPAPSPSKTGHPPRPCLYHGPEVPPNSSPTPHSNPNAPPTYAPSTSPYSPSLSPSSQVAPHVSPAPVMFYANPGFKRSARGLRSPSPAPSPSSLAVGPFYKEIQLLGCCGLLIFHLFCW, encoded by the exons ATGGGGAAAGGTGAGAAAAGCCTGCACCAGCAGCACCAACAGCAGAGTCACGAGACACACAACGCTTGTGGGTTCATCTGTCCGGAATGTTCCAGATTCTTCAACAGAATCGCCCAGGAGTTGAATTTCCGGTGCGTCTTTGTTTTGATTCTCGGGTTGTCGGTTTTCCTTTCTGGGATCTTCTGGATCCTTCCTCGCCATTCGGTCAAATTCGGGTTCGATGCCAAACAGGAGATTAAGCTTGCTG CCACAGTTCAGGCATACTTCAGACTGGAAAAGCCAGTTCGGGAGCTTGTTCCACACATTGGACTATTGGAATACGATATAAATGGGGAAATAGGTGTTCCAGATACAAAG GTGGCTATTTTGTCCATGCATCAATATGGTGCATCTAACTGGACTGATGTGGTGTTTGGTGTTCTTTCTGATCCTGTGAATGTTCCGATAGCTCCAGTGTCCGTAAGTGTGTTGAGATCATCTTTGGTTGAGCTGTTCCTTAAGCGATCTAATCTTACATTGACGGAATCAATGTTCGGGCAACCATATATGTTTGAAATTCTGAAATGTCCTGGGGGAGTTACTGTGATTCCTGGGCAAGCTGCTTCAATCTGGCAGATACCGCAGATTCTGTTTAACTTCACTCTCAATAATTCAATAACTGAAATAGTTGATAATTTTGGTGAACTGAAGGAGCAATTGAGATTTGGGTTGCATCTAAGGCCTTCCGAG GATGTGTTTTTGCAAGTAACAAACTCTTTGGGTTCAACTACAGACTCCCCAGTTGAAGTTCAAGCTTCGCTTATGTCTGCTTTTGGGGGACTTCTGCCACAGAGATTGAAACAGTTGGCCCAGACAATTACAGGTTCTCCTGCAAGAAATCTCGGTCTTGATAACACTGTCTTTGGTAAGGTCAAAAGTATCAGATTATCCTCCTTTCTGAAGGGTACGCTTTCTGCCACTCCAATTCCTTCTCCAGCTCCATCACCAGAACTTAGTGATTATGCAGGACCATCAATCTCTCCAAATCCTGCTCCAACAGTTTATTCTCCGGCACCTTCACCCTCCAAAACTGGACATCCTCCTCGGCCATGTTTATACCATGGTCCTGAAGTTCCTCCAAACTCCTCGCCAACTCCTCATTCTAACCCTAATGCCCCCCCTACTTATGCACCTAGCACCTCTCCTTATTCACCTTCTTTGAGTCCCTCATCTCAAGTGGCCCCACATGTATCACCTGCGCCTGTAATGTTCTATGCTAATCCAGGCTTCAAGAGAAGTGCAAGAGGCTTGAGGTCTCCATCCCCCGCCCCAAGCCCATCAT CTTTAGCAGTAGGACCTTTCTATAAGGAAATCCAACTATTGGGATGCTGTGGACTCCTGATCTTTCATCTCTTTTGTTGGTGA
- the LOC126795705 gene encoding NAC domain-containing protein 14-like — translation MEGCMILPGQRFDPMEEELLLCYLKPKVNGQEVPGNDSLICDFDLYGDKEPWQIWEMFQSKHTYDLRKRRDMYFFTQKKKMRATASRSCRKVWAGSWKGQIRAQHIYLLDQNLSPTSTLLGFKKTYTYTYPKNSSVRHGSWTMYEYELDKSQLLPNKQADYVLCLLRNHDGLKRKRIQVEEVVEEACAEQDDGGSHLSDPALAVDDKRRCLKPSSHDNVAAAAAPSFEWTDVQHWYEQPPLSTSTAEPCVANVQLVVESQVSKENLDQQCNDIETNALTQMGEGNGVMTPLIEASGPKLTNATDWIESFMDIPLPNDEMLSSMEVGWMVPELKAAIESDEDCHDLRGSTKDAGLL, via the exons ATGGAGGGTTGTATGATTCTCCCTGGCCAGAGATTCGACCCCATGGAGGAGGAGTTGCTGCTGTGCTACCTTAAGCCCAAGGTCAACGGGCAGGAGGTGCCCGGCAATGACTCCCTTATTTGTGACTTTGATCTTTATGGGGATAAAGAACCATGGCAGATTTGGGAAATGTTCCAATCCAAACACACTTATGATCTCCGGAAAAGAAGAGACATGTACTTCTTCacccaaaagaagaagatgagggcCACTGCCTCACGTTCATGTCGCAAAGTTTGGGCTGGTTCTTGGAAAGGCCAAATAAGAGCCCAGCACATTTATCTTCTGGATCAAAACCTGTCCCCAACATCCACCCTCCTTGGTTTCAAGAAAACCTATACCTACACCTACCCCAAGAACTCCTCTGTCCGTCATGGTAGCTGGACCATGTATGAGTACGAACTTGACAAGTCCCAACTCTTGCCCAACAAACAAGCAGACTATGTCCTTTGTCTACTTAGGAACCATGATGGACTCAAGAGGAAGAGGATTCAAGTAGAAGAGGTGGTTGAGGAGGCCTGTGCTGAGCAAGATGATGGAGGTAGCCATTTGAGCGATCCTGCACTGGCGGTCGACGACAAGAGGCGATGCCTTAAACCTTCCTCCCATGATAATGTGGCTGCCGCTGCAGCACCATCGTTTGAGTGGACTGATGTTCAGCATTGGTATGAACAACCACCATTGAGCACCTCAACAGCGGAGCCATGTGTTGCTAATGTGCAACTCGTAGTTGAATCTCAAGTTAGCAAAGAAAATTTGGACCAGCAATGCAATGATATAGAGACCAATGCACTTACCCAAATGGGAGAAGGAAATGGGGTCATGACACCACTCATAGAAGCATCTGGACCGAAATTGACTAATGCCACAGACTGGATTGAATCTTTCATGGACATACCGTTACCGAATGATGAGATGCTCAGTAGCATGGAAGTGG GTTGGATGGTTCCTGAATTGAAAGCCGCAATCGAATCCGACGAGGATTGCCACGATTTAAGGGGCTCGACTAAG GACGCAGGACTGCTTTAG
- the LOC126793524 gene encoding nuclear/nucleolar GTPase 2, with translation MTKKTERKVNVSGKPKHSLDANRTDGKNKSQRSAATVRRLNMYNVRPKRARNGKFISNEFQSRELPDTKIQPDRRWFGNTRVVGQKELEVYREELANRLSNRYNVILKEKTLPMSLLNDHKKQARVHLLEREPFSDAFGPKTKRKRPKLLAANYESLAKKADGSHDEFEQKHDDVAAEGGEADGFRDLVRHTMFEKGQSKRIWGELYKVVDSSDVVVQVLDARDPQGTRCYHLEKHLKEHCKHKHLILLLNKCDLVPAWATKGWLKVLSAEFPTLAFHASINKSFGKGSLLSVLRQFSRLKSDKQAISVGFVGYPNVGKSSVINTLRTKNVCKVAPIPGETKVWQYITLTKRIFLIDCPGVVYQTNDSETDIVLKGVVRVTNLQDASEHIGEVLKRVKKEHLQRAYKIRDWEDDNDFLVQLCKSSGKLLKGGEPDLMTAAKMILHDWQRGKIPFFVPPPQRELPSEEPAANEVENDTLIDNNQASAFRAIANVISSQQKMSVPVQRDLYNENELKGSKMEDLGEHDVDAKTSEKSADSDSGTSERSEDVESEQSSDAEDETSQ, from the exons ATGACGAAGAAGACGGAGAGAAAAGTCAACGTCTCCGGCAAGCCGAAGCATTCTCTGGACGCGAACCGTACAGATGGGAAGAACAAATCGCAGCGTAGCGCGGCCACCGTGCGCCGCCTCAATATGTACAACGTCCGCCCCAAGCGCGCCCGCAATGGAAAGTTCATCAGCAACGAATTCCAGTCCAGGGAGTTGCCCGACACTAAAATCCAACCCGATCGCCGCTGGTTCG GGAATACTAGGGTGGTGGGGCAGAAAGAGCTTGAAGTGTACCGGGAAGAGCTGGCGAATCGCTTGTCGAATAGGTACAATGTCATTTTAAAGGAGAAGACACTGCCAATGTCTCTTCTTAATGACCATAAGAAG CAAGCTAGGGTTCATTTGCTTGAGAGAGAGCCGTTTTCGGATGCATTTGGACCAAAGACAAAGAGGAAGCGTCCGAAACTGTTGGCGGCTAATTACGAGTCCCTAGCTAAGAAAGCCGATGGTTCTCATG ATGAGTTTGAACAGAAGCACGATGATGTTGCTGCAGAAGGGGGCGAAGCGGATGGATTTAGGGACCTGGTTCGCCATACCATGTTTGAGAAGGGACAAAGTAAACGTATTTGGGGCGAGCTCTACAAAGTGGTAGACTCCTCAGATGTTGTTGTCCAG GTTTTGGATGCAAGGGATCCACAAGGTACAAGATGTTACCACTTAGAGAAGCACTTGAAAGAGCATTGCAAGCATAAACATTTGATTCTTTTATTGAATAAG TGTGATTTGGTTCCTGCTTGGGCAACAAAAGGTTGGCTGAAAGTATTGTCAGCTGAGTTTCCAACTCTTGCATTTCATGCTAGCATCAACAAGTCATTTGGCAAG GGTTCTCTTCTGTCAGTGTTGAGGCAATTTTCCCGATTAAAAAGTGACAAGCAAGCAATTTCTGTGGGATTTGTTGGGTATCCCAATGTTGGAAAGTCATCTGTCATCAATACACTGCGAACAAAAAAT GTTTGCAAGGTTGCTCCTATTCCAGGGGAAACTAAAGTGTGGCAATATATTACTCTCACAAAGAGGATCTTCTTGATTGACTGCCCTGGAGTTGTCTATCAAACTAACGACTCTGAAACAGATATTGTACTGAAGGGCGTG GTCCGTGTCACAAACTTGCAGGATGCATCAGAACACATAGGAGAAGTTTTGAAACGAGTGAAGAAAGAACACTTGCAAAGAGCATATAAGATAAGGGACTG ggAGGATGATAATGACTTTCTAGTTCAGCTATGCAAATCATCCGGAAAGCTTTTGAAG GGTGGTGAACCTGACCTGATGACAGCGGCAAAAATGATCCTCCATGATTGGCAGAGGGGTAAGATACCATTTTTTGTGCCGCCTCCACAAAGAGAATTACCATCAGAGGAGCCTGCTGCTAATGAAGTAGAGAACGATACACTAATAGACAATAATCAAGCATCAGCATTTAGAGCCATCGCAAATGTTATTTCGTCCCAGCAGAAAATGAGTGTCCCAGTGCAAAGGGATCTTTATAATGAGAATGAGTTAAAGGGATCCAAGATGGAGGACCTTGGTGAACATGATGTTGATGCCAAGACATCTGAGAAGTCCGCGGATTCAGATAGCGGGACATCTGAGAGGTCCGAGGATGTGGAGTCCGAGCAGTCGTCTGATGCAGAAGATGAGACCTCTCAGTAA
- the LOC126793530 gene encoding F-box protein At1g10780: MESLPDAIVQYILSYMNNARDVALCNCISKRWKDSLPYLRSLYFPRNSFDNLTGSDTPDDIVLKMISLIERLETLVVYSPFSSAGLASWLTVIGPSLRYLELRMDNLAEQEVRNDCPSKLDCLTAAKSLESLKLWGVLMTCSPKWDVFPSLKNLEIVGARLEDPALSTVLRACPNLTKLLLLGCEGVVAVSIELPHLEQCKLDFYGLGNCSFSMNCSNIEVLEVQGCSWIRVQKAKHLRNLSIANNAGRVYMVDFEKLVALESLSIRGVQWCWGAISSMLRWASEVKHLYMKVEFTGDFETLQPFPEVDFVDFFNNHPRLQTFDIHGAMFAALCQKNSLKNVDSGFVIPCLEEVVITVRSPLNAEQKMSTLESLLKYGKNLKSMVIKVLQMKSNHSSADDFFDEICRFTCMNRKIIRIE; the protein is encoded by the exons ATGGAGTCTCTCCCGGATGCTATTGTTCAATACATATTGTCATACATGAATAATGCCCGAGATGTGGCACTTTGCAATTGTATATCGAAGCGATGGAAGGACTCACTTCCATATCTTCGGAGCCTTTACTTCCCTAGGAACTCTTTTGACAATCTCACAGGCAGTGACACTCCTGATGACATTGTATTGAAGATGATTTCTCTGATTGAACGATTGGAAACTCTTGTTGTGTATAGCCCATTTTCAAGTGCAGGGCTTGCTTCATGGTTGACTGTAATAGGCCCCTCGCTTAGGTATCTTGAGCTTCGGATGGACAACCTTGCTGAACAAGAGGTCCGCAATGATTGCCCTTCGAAATTGGATTGCTTAACTGCTGCAAAGAGTTTGGAGTCTTTAAAGCTTTGGGGAGTGTTAATGACCTGTTCCCCCAAGTGGGATGTCTTCCCAAGTCTCAAGAACCTTGAAATTGTTGGTGCAAGGTTGGAGGATCCTGCATTGTCAACTGTGCTTCGGGCCTGTCCTAATCTGACCAAACTGTTGTTGCTTGGGTGTGAAGGAGTTGTTGCTGTTTCAATTGAGTTGCCACATCTGGAGCAGTGTAAGCTAGACTTCTACGGCTTGGGAAATTGCTCATTTTCCATGAACTGCTCAAACATTGAAGTCCTTGAGGTGCAAGGCTGTAGTTGGATTCGGGTTCAGAAGGCAAAGCACCTGAGGAATCTTTCGATTGCTAATAATGCAG GAAGAGTCTATATGGTTGATTTTGAAAAACTTGTGGCTCTGGAGTCCTTATCCATTAGGGGTGTCCAGTGGTGTTGGGGTGCAATAAGCAGTATGCTACGATGGGCAAGTGAAGTGAAGCACCTCTATATGAAGGTGGAATTCACAGGAGATTTTGAGACTCTTCAACCCTTCCCAGAGGTCGACTTTGTGGACTTTTTCAATAATCATCCCAGGCTGCAAACTTTTGATATTCATGGAGCCATGTTTGCTGCTCTTTGTCAGAAGAACAGTCTGAAAAAT GTTGATTCAGGATTTGTAATCCCTTGCCTGGAGGAAGTGGTGATCACAGTGCGATCGCCACTGAATGCTGAACAGAAAATGAGCACTCTTGAGTCCTTGTTGAAGTATGGAAAGAATCTCAAGAGCATGGTGATCAAGGTTCTTCAGATGAAGAGCAACCATAGCAGCGCAGATGATTTTTTTGATGAGATATGCAGGTTTACATGCATGAACCGCAAGATAATTAGAATAGAATAG
- the LOC126793539 gene encoding uncharacterized protein LOC126793539, translating to MHPPLTLHKHPMCAQIIEEFQKCHLEHPFAKFIGECTDLKIKLDRCFRQEKALKRKANFEESKKLRDRLHASRKEAAETITE from the exons ATGCATCCTCCATTAACACTACACAAGCACCCGATGTGTGCACAA ATCATTGAGGAGTTTCAGAAATGTCACTTAGAGCATCCTTTTGCAAAATTTATTGGTGAATGTACAGATCTCAAGATAAAGCTTGATCGCTGTTTTCGGCAGGAA AAAGCATTGAAGAGGAAGGCCAACTTTGAAGAGAGTAAGAAACTGAGGGACAGGCTACACGCTTCAAGGAAGGAAGCTGCTGAGACAATCACTGAATAG